One Halovivax ruber XH-70 genomic region harbors:
- a CDS encoding aldo/keto reductase, with the protein MEYVTLGNTGTTVSRLCFGTWRFGKRHGDEVETTKEEAHDLLDAVADHGINFIDTANVYGDPDGTSEEWIGEWLEGRDREDFVLASKVYFPFDGWGEPGPNDSGLGRKHIRRQIEGTLDRLGTDYLDLYYIHRWDDETPIRETMQTLTELVREGKVNYLGASSMAAWKLTKALWTSDVEGLERFDVTQPMVNAAHYDQVGDYLDLCADQDLAVCPYSPLAGGFLTGKYDRADDGSVEAPDGSRATLEDRFGEYYATDTAWNVLDAVEAVADERDATPAQVSLRWLMDQDRFTCVPIVGARTPEQLEENVGAVDVELTDDDFDRIAETRQ; encoded by the coding sequence ATGGAGTACGTCACGCTCGGCAACACCGGCACGACGGTATCGCGACTCTGCTTCGGCACCTGGCGCTTCGGCAAACGCCACGGTGACGAGGTCGAAACCACGAAGGAGGAAGCCCACGACCTCCTCGACGCCGTCGCCGATCACGGCATCAACTTCATCGACACGGCGAACGTCTATGGCGATCCCGACGGGACGAGCGAGGAGTGGATCGGCGAGTGGCTGGAGGGCAGAGACCGTGAGGACTTCGTCCTCGCCTCGAAGGTCTACTTCCCGTTCGACGGCTGGGGCGAACCCGGTCCGAACGACTCCGGGCTCGGACGCAAGCACATTCGCCGTCAGATCGAGGGGACGCTCGATCGCCTCGGAACGGACTACCTCGACCTCTACTACATCCACCGCTGGGACGACGAGACACCCATCCGCGAGACCATGCAGACGCTGACGGAACTCGTCCGGGAGGGGAAAGTCAACTACCTCGGCGCCTCGTCGATGGCCGCCTGGAAGTTGACCAAGGCGCTGTGGACCAGCGACGTCGAGGGACTGGAGCGCTTCGACGTCACTCAGCCGATGGTCAACGCCGCCCACTACGACCAGGTCGGTGACTACCTCGATCTCTGTGCCGATCAGGACCTCGCCGTCTGCCCCTACTCGCCACTGGCCGGCGGCTTCCTCACCGGGAAGTACGACCGCGCCGACGACGGCTCCGTCGAAGCCCCGGACGGCTCGCGCGCGACGCTCGAGGATCGATTCGGCGAGTACTACGCGACCGACACCGCCTGGAACGTCCTCGACGCGGTCGAGGCCGTCGCCGACGAACGCGACGCGACGCCCGCGCAGGTCTCGCTGCGCTGGCTGATGGACCAGGATCGATTCACCTGCGTGCCGATCGTCGGCGCGCGGACGCCCGAACAACTCGAGGAAAACGTCGGTGCCGTGGACGTCGAGCTCACCGACGACGACTTCGACCGGATCGCCGAAACTCGGCAGTAA
- a CDS encoding DUF192 domain-containing protein, whose protein sequence is MGRDEPVQTRRNYLATVGTTATAVGLSGCTGGGPQPPNESTNETAPASDERPIFPGYETTEVTVSTPNGERLGAVTAAIADTDELRQLGLSDTEFLPDDHGMLFIFDRVADRTFVMREMDFGIDIVYADASGTITQIHHAQAPGPGEDGEKQRYPGRGQYVLEVPLDWTTERDVESGARLDWGE, encoded by the coding sequence ATGGGGCGTGACGAACCCGTACAAACCCGACGCAACTACCTCGCGACCGTCGGGACGACGGCTACGGCCGTCGGATTGAGCGGGTGTACCGGCGGCGGGCCCCAGCCGCCGAACGAATCGACGAACGAGACCGCGCCAGCGTCCGACGAGCGACCGATTTTCCCGGGGTACGAGACGACGGAGGTGACCGTCTCGACGCCGAACGGGGAGCGACTGGGAGCCGTCACGGCCGCGATCGCCGACACGGACGAGTTGCGGCAGCTGGGACTGAGCGACACCGAGTTCCTCCCCGACGATCACGGGATGCTCTTCATCTTCGACCGCGTCGCCGACCGAACCTTCGTCATGCGTGAGATGGACTTCGGGATCGACATCGTCTACGCCGACGCGTCGGGAACGATCACGCAAATTCACCACGCACAGGCACCCGGACCCGGCGAAGACGGGGAGAAACAGCGCTATCCTGGCCGGGGCCAGTACGTCCTGGAAGTGCCCCTCGACTGGACGACCGAACGAGACGTCGAATCCGGCGCCCGACTCGACTGGGGAGAGTGA
- a CDS encoding TIGR03557 family F420-dependent LLM class oxidoreductase, translating to MTNVGYTLSSEEHGPDALIEQARRAEDAGFDFVSISDHIHPWVTAQGESPFVWTTLGGIAAATDEIDVGVGVTCPTMRIHPVNVAHAVATVAVLLGDRFTFGVGTGENLNEHVTGERWPEHEVRLEKLAEALDVMRSLWTGENTSHRGEHYTVENAKLFTCPDEQPPTVVSAFGPKAAQWAADHGDGLWCSGPKGDVVDAFEAAGGSGPTITQLHGCYAENESAAVDTIYETWPNGSLPGELGQELPTPKHFEQAATMVERDDIAESSTLTDPDPKPWIDSFETAVDAGFDHVYFHQIGPDQASFFEFFEDELAPELA from the coding sequence ATGACGAACGTCGGTTACACCCTATCCAGCGAGGAGCACGGACCGGACGCGTTGATCGAACAGGCCAGGCGCGCGGAGGACGCTGGGTTCGACTTCGTCTCGATCTCCGATCACATCCACCCGTGGGTGACCGCCCAGGGCGAGTCACCGTTCGTCTGGACGACCCTCGGTGGCATCGCCGCTGCAACTGACGAAATCGACGTCGGCGTCGGCGTCACCTGCCCGACGATGCGCATCCACCCGGTGAACGTCGCCCACGCCGTCGCGACCGTCGCCGTCCTCCTTGGCGATCGGTTCACGTTCGGCGTCGGGACGGGAGAGAACCTGAACGAACACGTGACCGGCGAACGCTGGCCAGAGCATGAGGTCCGACTCGAGAAGTTAGCGGAAGCGCTCGACGTAATGCGGTCGCTCTGGACCGGCGAGAACACGAGTCATCGCGGCGAACACTACACGGTCGAGAACGCGAAACTGTTCACCTGCCCGGACGAGCAACCACCCACCGTCGTGAGTGCGTTCGGCCCGAAAGCGGCCCAGTGGGCGGCCGACCACGGCGACGGGCTCTGGTGCTCGGGCCCGAAGGGGGACGTCGTCGACGCGTTCGAAGCCGCCGGCGGGAGCGGCCCGACGATCACCCAGCTCCACGGCTGCTACGCAGAGAACGAGTCCGCGGCCGTCGACACGATCTACGAGACCTGGCCGAACGGCTCGCTCCCGGGCGAGCTGGGCCAGGAACTCCCCACGCCGAAACACTTCGAACAGGCCGCGACCATGGTGGAACGCGACGACATCGCCGAGTCGTCGACGCTCACCGATCCCGATCCGAAACCCTGGATCGACTCGTTCGAGACCGCCGTCGACGCGGGCTTCGACCACGTCTACTTCCACCAGATCGGTCCCGACCAGGCTTCCTTCTTCGAGTTTTTCGAAGACGAACTGGCACCGGAACTGGCCTGA
- a CDS encoding ABC transporter ATP-binding protein, giving the protein MNPVVVADDVAKRYGETVALDGASLSIDAGEVFALIGPNGAGKTTLVRALTGTVSPDSGSVSVLGASPTDVDASRLGVLPQSFSPPDRLSARELLAYYASLYPESRDPDTVLAEVGLADSAETWYENLSGGQQRRACVGSTLLNDPDVLVLDEPTTGIDPAGRRTIHRLIEDLAAAGTTVLLTTHDMAEAERLADRVGLLADGSVLDVGSPAALVDRHAGSDRLVVDLAETGVDAPAMSRARDESVDGDAPSSGDDPVATAREILPNRIERDRSRLVVHDVDPTDIGSVADDLSAAGVEYTGLRWTEPGLEAVYYALADAETDAEPGGPNTVAGEASAKSNPPISDTGGGRP; this is encoded by the coding sequence ATGAATCCGGTCGTCGTGGCCGACGACGTGGCCAAGCGGTACGGCGAGACGGTCGCCCTGGACGGCGCGTCGCTCTCGATCGACGCGGGCGAGGTGTTCGCGCTTATCGGGCCGAACGGCGCCGGCAAGACGACACTCGTTCGAGCGCTCACCGGGACCGTCTCCCCGGACTCGGGCTCGGTCTCCGTACTCGGGGCGTCGCCTACCGACGTCGACGCAAGCCGCCTCGGCGTGCTCCCACAGTCCTTCTCACCGCCCGACCGCCTGAGCGCGCGCGAACTACTCGCCTACTACGCGTCGCTGTATCCGGAGTCGCGCGATCCCGACACCGTACTGGCCGAGGTCGGACTCGCGGACTCGGCGGAGACGTGGTACGAGAACCTCTCCGGCGGCCAGCAGCGCCGTGCGTGCGTCGGGAGCACGCTGCTCAACGACCCCGATGTGCTCGTGCTCGACGAACCGACGACGGGGATCGACCCCGCCGGTCGGCGGACGATTCACCGGTTGATCGAGGACCTCGCGGCGGCTGGCACGACCGTCCTCCTCACGACCCACGACATGGCCGAGGCCGAACGACTGGCCGATCGCGTCGGCCTGCTCGCCGACGGCAGCGTCCTCGACGTCGGTTCGCCAGCCGCGCTCGTCGACCGTCACGCCGGATCGGACCGGCTCGTCGTCGACCTGGCCGAGACGGGGGTCGATGCCCCTGCGATGTCGAGGGCCCGGGACGAGTCCGTCGACGGCGACGCACCGTCGTCGGGAGACGACCCCGTCGCCACAGCACGTGAGATACTTCCCAACCGGATCGAGCGCGACCGATCGCGCCTGGTCGTCCACGACGTCGACCCGACCGACATCGGGTCGGTGGCGGACGACCTGTCGGCGGCAGGAGTCGAGTACACCGGCCTCCGCTGGACGGAACCTGGCCTCGAGGCGGTTTACTACGCGCTCGCGGACGCGGAGACCGATGCCGAGCCGGGTGGTCCCAACACGGTCGCTGGTGAGGCGAGTGCGAAGTCGAATCCGCCGATCTCAGACACCGGAGGTGGCCGCCCATGA
- a CDS encoding ABC transporter permease — translation MTAVDSPAARVRRIRGAVSAGWRAFVRRRTAVFFTFFFPAILVIIFGALVRTSSGGGGLFAEPAGYYVPGYLATVVLFTPLSRMSSEVARHREGNRFEKLATTPLGRTEWLLAQTIVNAVIITIAAALILVLVVALTGATVTLSALLPVYVLVGVVGFCGLGAALGSYTESQDGAVAASNAIGLPVLFLSATFVNPSQLPAWFLPLVDLSPLSYFARGVRAATYPAADYGPVLGLDPVIGNLLVLTGASLVLFWIGARSIPQTES, via the coding sequence ATGACGGCCGTCGATTCGCCCGCCGCGCGCGTTCGCCGGATCCGCGGTGCGGTGAGTGCCGGTTGGCGGGCGTTCGTGCGGCGGCGGACGGCTGTCTTCTTCACGTTCTTCTTCCCGGCGATCCTCGTGATCATCTTCGGGGCCCTCGTTCGGACCAGTTCGGGTGGCGGCGGGCTGTTCGCGGAACCGGCGGGCTACTACGTCCCCGGCTACCTCGCCACCGTCGTGCTCTTTACGCCCCTCTCCCGGATGAGCAGCGAGGTGGCTCGCCACCGGGAGGGTAACCGGTTCGAGAAGCTCGCGACGACGCCGCTCGGGCGCACCGAGTGGCTCCTGGCACAGACGATCGTCAACGCGGTCATCATCACGATCGCGGCCGCGCTGATCCTCGTGCTGGTCGTCGCCCTCACCGGTGCGACCGTGACGCTCTCGGCGCTGTTACCCGTGTACGTCCTCGTCGGCGTCGTCGGCTTCTGTGGACTCGGTGCAGCCCTCGGGAGTTACACCGAATCGCAGGATGGCGCCGTGGCAGCGAGCAACGCGATCGGGTTGCCGGTGCTCTTTCTCTCTGCGACGTTCGTGAATCCGTCGCAGCTGCCTGCGTGGTTCCTCCCGCTGGTCGATCTCTCGCCGCTCTCGTACTTCGCTCGCGGGGTCCGGGCGGCGACGTATCCCGCCGCCGACTACGGCCCAGTCCTCGGCCTCGACCCGGTAATCGGGAACCTGCTCGTCCTCACGGGGGCGTCGCTCGTCCTGTTCTGGATCGGCGCCCGGTCGATTCCGCAGACGGAATCGTGA
- a CDS encoding DUF420 domain-containing protein: protein MSPVRLREWIRTRTAASTIVLTVIGYGLVLGTFLLDVPIYPDLTQGQTNFLTHAIAVINATTTALLIAGWYWIRNGRVNAHRRAMAGAFGTILLFLVVYLLKVGGGGTKYFEGPDPAYYAYLLMLAVHIVLSMVAVPVVLYALLLGLTRTPAELRDSIHARVGRIAAGSWILSLVLGIVTYLMLNHIWGYTF from the coding sequence ATGAGTCCTGTCCGACTTCGCGAGTGGATCCGCACCCGGACGGCGGCGAGTACGATCGTCCTGACCGTAATCGGGTACGGACTCGTCCTCGGAACCTTCCTCCTCGACGTACCGATCTACCCGGATCTCACCCAGGGCCAGACCAACTTCCTCACGCACGCAATCGCCGTCATCAACGCGACGACGACGGCCCTGCTGATCGCCGGCTGGTACTGGATCCGAAACGGTCGGGTGAACGCCCATCGACGCGCCATGGCCGGCGCCTTCGGGACGATTTTGCTGTTTCTCGTCGTCTACCTCCTCAAAGTGGGCGGTGGCGGGACGAAGTACTTCGAAGGACCCGACCCCGCGTACTACGCGTACCTCCTCATGCTCGCCGTCCACATCGTGCTATCGATGGTCGCGGTGCCGGTCGTCCTCTACGCCCTGTTGCTCGGCCTGACTCGGACGCCGGCAGAGTTGCGTGACAGCATCCACGCTCGCGTGGGTCGAATCGCCGCCGGATCGTGGATCCTGAGTCTCGTCCTCGGAATCGTGACGTACCTCATGCTCAACCACATCTGGGGATACACGTTCTAA
- a CDS encoding J domain-containing protein produces the protein MERPYEVLGLSSDASLATVRQRYRALLTDHHPDQGGCREQFLELKAAYESITGEQPPDHSTPQTMAVDTGSQDAPTFDIEAESSPTRPLSVTGDLITLALVGFDEAVDVSRLFETPGARPALERAVAAYEVTNTTSQSRQWRGPSQTRFIGTDGFMYEASTLLTPGRTSLPETWWPGPAVLEPGTGVRAIVVANQLPASVTVDRVVYTQHGATGGEPTSERYRFELTREARKRLDPLPFELEAE, from the coding sequence ATGGAGCGCCCCTACGAGGTTCTCGGTCTCTCATCGGACGCGTCGCTCGCGACGGTCCGACAGCGATATCGGGCGCTCCTGACCGATCACCATCCCGATCAGGGTGGCTGCCGCGAGCAGTTTCTCGAACTCAAAGCGGCTTACGAATCGATCACCGGCGAACAGCCGCCCGATCACTCGACGCCGCAGACGATGGCCGTAGACACGGGGTCACAGGACGCCCCGACCTTCGATATCGAGGCGGAATCGTCCCCGACGCGACCCCTGTCCGTGACAGGCGACCTCATCACACTCGCACTCGTGGGATTCGACGAGGCGGTCGACGTTTCTCGCCTCTTCGAGACACCAGGAGCCAGACCGGCGCTCGAACGAGCCGTCGCGGCCTACGAGGTCACAAACACGACCTCCCAGAGCCGGCAGTGGCGGGGCCCATCACAGACGCGCTTTATCGGCACCGACGGCTTCATGTACGAGGCCTCGACCCTCCTCACGCCAGGACGAACGTCACTTCCCGAGACGTGGTGGCCAGGGCCAGCGGTACTCGAACCGGGCACGGGAGTACGTGCGATCGTCGTTGCGAATCAGCTGCCAGCGTCGGTCACCGTCGACCGCGTGGTCTATACCCAGCACGGGGCGACCGGCGGAGAACCGACGAGCGAACGCTATCGGTTCGAGCTGACTCGCGAGGCACGCAAGCGCCTCGATCCCCTTCCCTTCGAACTCGAAGCCGAGTGA
- the nikR gene encoding nickel-responsive transcriptional regulator NikR yields the protein MTVVSVSMPDELLERLDQFADEHGYTGRSEVVREASRSLLGEFEETRLEDRTLMGVVTVLFDYETTTVEERMISLRHEYEQLVTSNFHSHVGDHYCMELFVLEGQLEEISTFVGKIRATSDILTVDYSVLPVDDVDPLQTGST from the coding sequence ATGACAGTTGTTAGCGTCTCGATGCCGGACGAGCTCCTCGAACGGCTGGACCAGTTCGCCGACGAACACGGGTACACCGGCCGAAGCGAGGTCGTTCGAGAAGCATCCCGCTCACTCCTCGGAGAGTTCGAAGAAACCAGACTCGAGGATCGGACGCTCATGGGCGTCGTCACCGTCCTCTTCGATTACGAGACGACCACGGTCGAAGAGCGGATGATATCACTGCGCCACGAGTACGAACAGCTCGTGACGTCGAACTTCCACAGTCACGTCGGTGATCACTACTGTATGGAGCTGTTCGTCCTCGAGGGTCAGCTAGAGGAGATCTCCACGTTCGTCGGGAAGATTCGTGCGACCAGCGACATTCTCACCGTCGATTACTCGGTCCTTCCGGTCGACGACGTCGATCCGCTGCAGACGGGATCGACGTGA
- the nadA gene encoding quinolinate synthase NadA, which translates to MVTMDTADIETDLSLFKYDTLEQLPPEYRTLSESERRPRIEAALSELGDDVVVLGHNYQRREIVEHADFVGDSYELSKRAAEADAEYVIFGGVTFMAESADIITDDDQTVILPSMEASCPMAGMAEALQVDAAWAEITAAAPDAEIIPITYMNSYADLKAFCASQGGLVCTSSNAHRAFEWAFERGDKVLFLPDKHLGENTAHRLGMEDEVATWDPWDPAGKDPDEVVESDIICWDGYCQVHERFTTEHVEQVREDNPEASVVVHPECRREVVEAADVVGSTSTICETIETADPGETWAIGTEIHLTEHLQRWHPDVEVLPLCGDACMDCNAMRQIDPNYLTWVLEELVAGRERNVIEVAADEKELAGVALERMLEV; encoded by the coding sequence ATGGTTACGATGGATACAGCGGATATCGAGACGGATTTGAGCCTGTTCAAGTACGACACGTTAGAACAGCTCCCACCCGAGTATCGAACATTGTCGGAATCCGAGCGTCGACCGCGAATCGAGGCTGCGCTCTCCGAACTCGGCGACGACGTCGTCGTCCTGGGACACAACTACCAGCGTCGAGAGATCGTCGAACACGCCGACTTCGTCGGTGACTCCTACGAGTTGTCGAAACGAGCCGCCGAGGCCGACGCCGAGTACGTGATCTTTGGCGGCGTCACCTTCATGGCCGAGTCCGCGGACATCATCACGGACGACGACCAGACCGTGATCCTTCCGAGTATGGAAGCGTCGTGCCCGATGGCGGGGATGGCCGAGGCCTTACAGGTCGACGCCGCGTGGGCCGAGATCACGGCCGCGGCACCCGACGCGGAGATCATCCCGATCACGTACATGAACTCCTACGCCGATCTGAAGGCGTTCTGTGCGAGTCAGGGCGGCCTCGTCTGTACCTCTTCGAACGCCCACCGCGCGTTCGAGTGGGCGTTCGAACGCGGCGACAAGGTGCTCTTCCTGCCGGACAAACACCTCGGAGAGAACACGGCCCACCGACTCGGGATGGAAGACGAGGTGGCGACGTGGGACCCCTGGGACCCTGCGGGGAAGGATCCGGACGAGGTCGTCGAGTCCGACATCATCTGCTGGGACGGCTACTGCCAGGTCCACGAGCGTTTCACCACCGAGCACGTCGAACAGGTGCGCGAGGACAACCCAGAAGCCAGTGTCGTCGTCCATCCGGAGTGCCGTCGCGAGGTCGTCGAAGCTGCGGACGTCGTCGGTTCGACGAGCACCATCTGCGAGACGATCGAGACAGCAGATCCTGGCGAGACGTGGGCGATCGGCACCGAGATTCACCTGACCGAGCACCTCCAGCGCTGGCATCCCGACGTCGAGGTGCTCCCGCTGTGCGGCGACGCCTGCATGGACTGCAACGCCATGCGCCAGATCGATCCGAACTACCTCACCTGGGTCTTAGAGGAGCTGGTGGCGGGTCGGGAACGAAACGTCATCGAGGTCGCGGCCGACGAGAAGGAACTCGCCGGCGTCGCCCTCGAACGGATGCTGGAGGTCTGA
- a CDS encoding L-aspartate oxidase produces MVNDDPAAAPAADGDDRTDVLVVGSGIAGCAAALGAARDGAAVCLLTKASRPDEASTDWAQGGISTTRGDPESLKQDVLAASAGTADDAAVDVLVENADEAVLDVLVDTLDVDFDRDGEEFDYTREAAHSTERILHVDASTGTHILRPFLQYVDDHDRIEVRDDTAALDLLTHEGAVHGVLTDETPSGQPIYATATILATGGIGSLYGRSTNPDGATGDGIAMAALAGADIADMEYVQFHPTAYAGDDPFLLSEALRGEGAHLLNADGERFMPDVHPDAELAPRDVVARAVADERDRTGDVFLDVSTLAEPFADAFPNLASKCEERGIESERIPVAPCEHFLCGGIDVDDRGRASLANLYAVGECSRTGVHGANRLASTSLLEGLVWGLRAGETAAVAGPGEPTGPETVDPPELRNSDPELPARFAAEKFTRLRRTMDAFLGLERDLDDVARAGSVLRRLKGEVDAYTRTRTSRSLYELRNACVTALLIAQAARENPESVGCHHVVDDSVANEAPGQ; encoded by the coding sequence ATGGTGAACGACGACCCCGCGGCTGCACCGGCGGCGGATGGGGACGATCGAACGGACGTTCTGGTCGTTGGTTCCGGGATCGCCGGCTGTGCCGCTGCGCTCGGCGCGGCCCGGGACGGTGCCGCGGTCTGTCTGTTGACGAAGGCCAGTCGGCCGGACGAAGCGAGTACCGACTGGGCACAGGGAGGCATCTCGACCACACGAGGCGATCCGGAATCGCTCAAGCAGGACGTGCTCGCAGCGAGTGCCGGCACTGCCGACGACGCGGCGGTCGACGTCCTCGTGGAGAACGCCGACGAGGCCGTTCTAGACGTGCTCGTCGACACGCTCGACGTCGACTTCGACCGCGACGGGGAGGAGTTCGATTACACGCGCGAGGCGGCCCACTCCACCGAGCGGATCCTCCACGTCGACGCCTCGACGGGGACGCACATCCTCCGCCCGTTCTTGCAGTACGTCGACGACCACGACCGGATCGAGGTTCGCGACGACACCGCGGCGCTCGACTTGCTCACTCACGAGGGGGCGGTCCACGGCGTCCTGACCGACGAAACCCCGTCCGGCCAGCCGATCTACGCGACGGCGACGATCCTCGCGACCGGCGGCATCGGCTCGCTCTACGGTCGGTCGACGAATCCGGACGGCGCGACGGGTGACGGTATCGCCATGGCCGCACTGGCCGGCGCAGACATCGCGGACATGGAGTACGTCCAGTTTCATCCGACGGCCTACGCGGGTGACGATCCGTTCTTGCTCTCGGAAGCGCTCCGGGGCGAAGGCGCCCATCTGCTGAACGCCGACGGAGAGCGATTCATGCCGGACGTCCATCCGGACGCCGAACTCGCACCGCGCGACGTCGTCGCGCGGGCTGTGGCCGACGAGCGCGACCGGACCGGTGACGTGTTCCTCGACGTGAGTACGCTCGCGGAACCGTTCGCCGATGCGTTCCCGAATCTGGCCAGCAAGTGTGAGGAACGCGGTATCGAGTCCGAGCGCATTCCAGTCGCGCCGTGCGAACACTTCCTCTGTGGGGGGATCGACGTCGACGATCGTGGCCGGGCGTCGCTCGCGAATCTCTACGCGGTCGGCGAGTGTTCCCGGACGGGCGTTCACGGGGCGAATCGCCTGGCCAGCACGAGTCTGCTCGAAGGGCTGGTCTGGGGGCTCAGAGCGGGCGAGACCGCTGCGGTCGCCGGCCCCGGCGAGCCGACTGGCCCTGAGACCGTCGACCCACCGGAGCTCAGGAACTCTGACCCCGAACTACCGGCACGATTCGCCGCGGAGAAGTTCACCCGACTGCGCCGAACGATGGACGCGTTTCTCGGCCTCGAACGCGACCTCGACGACGTCGCCCGGGCCGGGAGCGTGCTCCGGCGGCTCAAGGGCGAGGTCGACGCCTACACCAGGACACGTACCTCGCGGTCGCTGTACGAACTTCGAAACGCCTGTGTGACCGCCCTGCTGATCGCCCAGGCCGCTCGTGAGAACCCCGAGTCCGTCGGCTGTCACCACGTCGTCGACGATTCGGTGGCGAACGAGGCCCCCGGCCAGTAA
- the nadC gene encoding carboxylating nicotinate-nucleotide diphosphorylase, translating into MITDSQIEGWLREDLGHHDVTNQVPGETAGRLVAKAAGVAAGLDAAERVFEYLDVDVTDRVADGTSVDAGKPILSVEGPARDVLRGERVAVNVTGHASGIATRTHRAVERARQVSESVRVAATRKTTPGLRGLEKRAVVAGGGDTHRLDLSHAVMVKDNHITEMGLERAVEHFDDRASLTTKLEVEVETPADAPKAAAAGADIVLLDNMDPATVRTALDRLAEAGHDDTLTEASGGITMETVADYAAAGVDVVSMGSLTHSAPSLDLSFRTGE; encoded by the coding sequence ATGATCACCGATTCCCAGATCGAGGGCTGGCTCCGGGAGGACCTGGGTCATCACGACGTGACGAACCAGGTTCCCGGCGAGACCGCCGGCCGCCTCGTCGCGAAAGCGGCCGGCGTCGCGGCCGGCCTCGACGCTGCCGAGCGTGTCTTCGAGTATCTGGACGTCGACGTGACCGATCGCGTCGCCGACGGGACGTCGGTCGACGCCGGAAAGCCGATCCTCTCGGTCGAGGGCCCCGCACGCGACGTTCTCCGGGGGGAGCGCGTCGCCGTCAACGTCACCGGCCACGCGTCGGGTATCGCCACTCGCACGCACCGGGCAGTCGAACGCGCTCGACAGGTCTCCGAATCGGTCCGCGTCGCCGCCACCCGCAAGACCACGCCCGGGTTACGGGGACTCGAGAAACGGGCCGTCGTCGCGGGCGGCGGCGACACGCATCGCCTCGATCTCTCACACGCAGTGATGGTGAAGGACAACCACATCACCGAGATGGGCCTCGAGAGGGCAGTCGAGCACTTCGACGACCGCGCGTCACTCACGACCAAACTCGAGGTGGAAGTCGAGACGCCGGCGGACGCACCGAAAGCCGCGGCCGCCGGAGCGGATATCGTCCTTCTCGACAATATGGACCCGGCGACCGTTCGAACGGCGCTCGACCGGCTCGCCGAAGCCGGTCACGACGACACCCTGACAGAGGCGAGCGGCGGGATCACGATGGAGACGGTCGCCGACTACGCGGCGGCGGGCGTGGACGTGGTCTCGATGGGAAGCCTCACGCACTCCGCTCCCTCGCTGGATCTCTCCTTCCGGACCGGTGAGTGA